In Acanthopagrus latus isolate v.2019 chromosome 6, fAcaLat1.1, whole genome shotgun sequence, the genomic window TTTTGCCCAACCCAATCTCACTTTATAAAACAGAAGTTGTCCAGCTTGTGTTAGCTGTCTGCTAGTTCCATTTTGGTTTCAATAACTTAAGAATTAGCAAAGACGCTTTGGTTAATATTTTACACAACATCACTTTGAGacaaagctaacattagcactgGCATATGAGCCTACTGACCAACACACACTATAGCGCATTACAAAACTTTCAGCCAAACCCGAAGATGACGAAAACTCAGTCTGCTTCATTTCAAAAGACCTGTGTCTGTACAGTGTGTCGGATAATGATTCAAGTTCACAGGAACTAGTGTTACAGCAAAAAAGGTTGTTCTCCACTTCTTGGTTACTTAATGACATTTATTATATTCTCATATGGATAGAAGGTGCAGTTATTATACATAAAATAACTCTACACTCACACTTTCCTCTGTATTCTCCTGTTCGGTCAGACAGTGACGCTCATTAAGGCCAGTTAGCTTGACTGTCAGTTATGTTGGACAGTGCAGTAACGTGCAGTAAGAGTCTAATTAGCAGACAATATCTTTTTTATAGTCAAACATGCAAAGTAGGGAGATATTCACTATAGCACTGCCTTCCTGAGTGAGGCAGGAGAGATTAGGCTGCAATCCATAAACCACCTTCGATGTACTTTCTGTGCACCACTATGGGAGCCAAACCTGGTGTCCGTGTATGTTACAGTGTGTGAGCAGGAAGTGTCAAGTGGTACAGATGCTCACAAAAGAAATGAGAGACATGCTGGGTTTGGGGTTTTTGATTTCAGTCTCATAATGTTCCGTTTAACCCACGCTGACAGACTCTCTTGACACACATGCATGGTCCGAGCGGTCACTTATGTAATACGTACCCAGGGGGTCACCACACACTGCTCTGAACCTTTCACACACTCGCATAGCAACTTACCCGAGGAAGTCAAAGTCGATGGAGGAGTATTTGGCCTGGATGAGTGCCCAGAAACCCCAAAAGAAGTGAGAAGCCTTAAGAGAAACAAATTAGATATCAGATTAAAGTAATATGAGACAATGTGGGTGagagtgtgtgattgtgtggccggtgtgtgtgtgtgtgtgtgcgccaacATATTCCTCCTCACCAGAGCAAACTTGTTGACCTGTACATAGAGCGTCTCCAGCTCTCGCGGGCTgacctcctctgttttcttggTGAAGAGCTTGTACGCCTGCAGGTACACTCTGAGCCAGTCCATCTGCATCTCCCGACTGGGATACAGCCCGTAGTCCAGCTCGGCCATTCCTGACACCGCACATGGACACATGGTTGGATAATGAGCTATACTGTATGACACACGATGAACATTAACTCCAAAGTAAAAATCACACTGTGGTTCAACAAACCTGCAAATTCATTGAAGTGGTTGCCGATGTCAAAGGCCTGGTAGTTGTAACTGGAGTATTCATAGTCTATGAAGCGAACGTGACCTGACAACAAGAGGACACAATGAGAATATAACATGTATAATGGTATATCACATCTAAACAGCTGTAGTAACTCCTCCAAACACTGGGGAGAAAATGGAATGGAAGTTTGTCGGACTAGTCATACGGGCAGAGGATGACAACCAGCTGACCATGAACCATTTAAGTAAAAGGTACAGACCCTCTTTGCTGTTGTGGATGATGTTCTTGCAGAGCAGGTCATTGTGGCAGAGCACTACAGGGGAGCCCAGTGTGGAGAGATGCTCCTTCATCCATACCATCTCCTGCTCCAACACCGCCTTGCTGGGAACCTCCTGCTGGATTctggacagagacacagagagaaagagatatcAAAGCTCTGAGTGTAGTGACAACCACGCTTACGTGTACAAATTGTTGTTGGCCAAAACAAAGagcttttccctgtttttttttttcctgtcatccCAAAATGGGACCACatgtgcagtgaaaacaactgAGAGCGACATGCACAGACAGCACACCGGCTCTGTGGAGCTGTCGCCTGCTGGCTCCTGGGAGCAAAGTTACACAGAAACAAGCTCTCAGTGGAAACTCACGGTGCTGCGGTCCCTATGGCTACACCACTATGTCTGCTTCTGAAATCAGATCAGATTCTTATGTTTGGGAGTTACTTTATCGCTGTGTGTACATACTCATGCATCACCTGCAGCTGTATTTATTCTAAAGTGTGCCCTTTTCTATCTCTGTGCATATGAAGCAGGCTTTTTCAACACCGTGCACTCGACCTGTGTTCAGCCACACATGACAAACACAGTCTGCTTCAGATCATCGTGAGTggtatttttttgctgttagGGAAAGGGTTAAGTCGTTGAGTTAGCGTCTCAGCCAAGCAGACTGGTGTGCTGAGCAGAGACCCCAGTGCTAACCGTAATGGGCTTATGGGTGCTTAATCCACCGTCAGCCTGATAGCAGGAAAGAGAGCAagctgggagggagggaggcacacacacacacacaccctctcctCTGAGGTTTCTACCTGGTGTGCTGGCTCTCTCTCCTGCGGCCTGAGTCTTGAATGTTCCTTCCCTGCCTTGTGTATTGCGCACATATCCCACTGCTCATCTAGAGGAATTGGCCTGTATACTTTGTCATCTCTACTGAAATCATTCTTTATAGGTTAACATCTGACCTTCTATATATCATGTGCTTGAGACCTAAGAGCAACAAGTGTCTGCTGTCCAGGGCCAGGACACTCCAGCTGTCTGCGTAACCAAGGAAGAGAGTAAAGTAACCTGATACGCCGAGCAAAGCAAACATCTGTTGGCCGTCTACATGCCTCAGACTCCCTAATCCAGTTGGCTATTATTGTTACAGTTATATAAGCCACATGCTGGACTTAATCTAACAGCAATCAGAACAGAGATATCAGCTGGGACTGAGCAGCTGGCCTGGTTATGAAACCTTTGTCATCCCAGCAGGTCCAGTGTCAAGATGCAAACCAAGCCATCTTCAGTCTGAACTCTTggtctctccttcttctttcccAGAGATGACAATGCAATTCTGTTGATAGTCTAAATGCATTTCTTAATGTAAAATCTTCAAGCTtcaaggatgtgtgtgtgagcccagGAGTCAAAAGATGTCTGGACAAGCTCTCAGAGTTATAATCTCTCTGACTTCACAGTATCTTTATCTGCCatgatgaacattttttcaAAGTAATCTTTGAGTGTTAAATTAGCCAtacatgaattattttgttttgactgataTCCATATCACATATGAACACCTTTCTAAATAACAAACTTGTGGGTCAACAGCCAGTTTGGGAATAACTGCTGATTTGATCTGAGTTTTTAAATCACACGCGAAATAACTATCTCCTAATAGTTCAGTTGTCTGACAACAGGAactgaaaaatatgtatatacgaACTATACTGTGCATGTGGTTGGATCAAAACACTATATAAAGAGATAACAAAGAGCAGGGAAGACTGAACAAAGATTTAACAGGATTACCCTGCTGAGAAACCAACTGTAGCGGTAGTCTCACATTAGACTGTGTGGCAGCCAGGGATATGGGTGATACAAGagaataaatgaaatttaaaaaaaacaacttttttttttttttttttaaaaatcacaataaacacacagttgaATTCACAATCAGTTAATTATAATGAATTTTCATTGTCTGATTATTTGTAGAAAAAAGGGATTCCACTATGATTTAACGCAATTTTCATCCCAATTCTGTGAGACAGGATAACATGAAATTGTAATATTATTGCATGCCCAGTGGCAGGAAAGTTAGGAAGAAAAGTTTCATCTCTAACTTCCTTTGTGATGACTCCAACTGAACAcagggcaaaaagaaaagacatttattttgtctgactGGATGATGATCTGAGACCATGAGTTGTAAAAATGTTATCTATATCATATAATATATCAGTGTTGGTcagactgactgaaatgttcTATCACTAAAGTGTACGGCTGGTcgtaaagattttttttgacTGGTCTCGCTTGTTTAAATAAGCCTCCAATGTAATATCATGTGACAGATACCTCTGGTACCTAGAATATTAAACAGGGTCAATTGTTGCATCCTGGTGCACAGACGTTTGATAAAACTACTTCATTAAGTGCTCTCAGATGATTTCAGGCTCAGTCTCAAGAGATATTTGCATCAATATCACTGCACGGGTGCGTGGCCATGAGTCTGGGAACCAGCTTAAAACTACTGAGCGGGTAGAGCTCACCTGATGTTGGACGCTTGGTCGGTGAACTCTGTGGCTACAAGGGAAAAGTACTTCCGCATCTTGATCCAGAGGTTAGGTTTGGGAATGCAGCCATTGTGTGCATGGATGGCATGGATACGAGCCATCTCCCTGGCTATCAGTCTATGaagttacaaacacacacaaaaatataaagttaACATCATGACTAGATTTCAATATGAGGCACATTACTAACTGTACTGTATTCATCTTCTGATACGACGGCACCCAGTGGTCCAATGCCCTGCTACAGGATAAACATACTTCCAACAATAGGAGCACAAGTGTCTATAGCAGAGTTCCTGGGCCCAATGATAACGTCTGAAGATACCATGTGACCCCACTGAGGTGATGTAGACACATAGTGTTTAAAAGCCACCTAGGACATGTGCGTTACCTAATAATTTAGTAGAATTACTGACTGGTTTGAGCAAAGACTTTGGAACTGGCCACTGTTCCATTGTTGTTTCAGTATGGATTGTCCGCCAGCTATCATTTGCATATGACTCAGATGTGCCTGCTTCATTTGCCTTTCCGTGTGTCATTGAGGGCTTTCTGCCTTGTTAAGTAGTTGTGTATCCTGTGTAGGTTAGGGGCCCACCAATCATCAAATGCTGAAACAGAAACTGACACCGGTGTTTAAAATAACTATTTGGACAACAGCTGGTGCCAATACAGAGgttttttgtgttgctgctgttttatttatccCATTTTTGTGCTAGAGACACTACGGATCATATGAAAAGTTTATGTAAAAAGTAGTCTTTATAGTCTGCTATATAACTAACTTCTAACTAATAATCTTCTAACTAATAATCTTTAAATAGGATTCAACAAGCCGGTAGCTCATTAATGTGCCAACATTAAATGGATGTGACATCAGATAAAGACTGGCCACTGCCATCACTCGGTGTCATCTTATTGGCCAATAGGCCCAACAAGACAATTACCAACAGACACTGATATTTGACTGATATATCAGTCCACCCCTAGTATGCACTACTGCTCAAACCTCGTCACTTGCAAAACTTGTTTTCTATATACTGTCAATATAACAATTAGtaggaaaaaataatgatttttacttgaatttttaaaattttagtTTTTGAcgttgcttttttctttcatgcatTGCATGAGAGCTTGAGTTTTTTGGTAATTTCTTCATATAGAATAGCCAGGCTTATtcatttatacatacatataaatgcATAACAACAGTACAGTGATGAGTTTCAATAGAaaaatttattattttcttttacgATTTTTAGACTAAAATTGAACCCACAAACACTGATGCTCCAGAGAATCAACTTTAATCAGCacaaatggaaagaaaatgtttaagtGACACAAAACTTTTGAGCAGCAAGTTACACTGAACAAACCTGAGAGGATTATGAGCAAAATACAATGCTGCTTCAAACATCTCTGAGTTAAGTCAATAAAAATCCCCGGTGGTCCAATGACTCTACCATGTCCTGACCTGAGTAAGGAAGGATCCCTGACATCCTGCGTCCCTAGGGCGTCTCCCTGCATGAATTCATAGCAGATGCCATTCTGAAAGGTGCAGTAGAGGCGAGGAGCACAGCCATTAGCATGTAGCACCTagagcagagacaaaaaacataaGAATTAGACAGAAGAAACAATTCTTTAGCACAAACTGATTTATTAAGAACTGACTGAAAAGTGTATTTGCTTTTGACACGACCTGAAAGCTTTTGAGCTCATTGTCTCTGTCCACAATCAGCTCTGTCTTGTTGCCGTATACTCGGACGAGGACCACATCCTCTGGACTGTCGTCCACATAGCAGCCCACTAATTTGTT contains:
- the etnk2 gene encoding ethanolamine kinase 2; protein product: METQIHVPVGSPVIRKIPIFVDEHNVTEGAMKLIKELRPAWDTSHVKTKLFTDGTTNKLVGCYVDDSPEDVVLVRVYGNKTELIVDRDNELKSFQVLHANGCAPRLYCTFQNGICYEFMQGDALGTQDVRDPSLLRLIAREMARIHAIHAHNGCIPKPNLWIKMRKYFSLVATEFTDQASNIRIQQEVPSKAVLEQEMVWMKEHLSTLGSPVVLCHNDLLCKNIIHNSKEGHVRFIDYEYSSYNYQAFDIGNHFNEFAGMAELDYGLYPSREMQMDWLRVYLQAYKLFTKKTEEVSPRELETLYVQVNKFALASHFFWGFWALIQAKYSSIDFDFLGYAVLRFNQYFKTKPALMALQIPE